Proteins co-encoded in one Candidatus Nitrosacidococcus tergens genomic window:
- the rpsI gene encoding 30S ribosomal protein S9: MAEKYYATGRRKTSTARVYLSKGSGNIVINRRSIDEYFGRKTSRMVVRQPLELATLSEELDVQVFVRGGGNSGQAGAIRHGIARALINYNETLKPSLRKAGFVTRDARAVERKKVGLHKARKAPQYSKR; the protein is encoded by the coding sequence ATGGCAGAAAAATATTATGCTACGGGCCGTCGTAAAACGTCTACTGCCCGGGTTTATTTAAGCAAAGGCAGCGGGAATATTGTTATTAACCGCCGTAGTATAGATGAGTATTTTGGTAGAAAAACATCACGAATGGTTGTTCGCCAGCCCCTAGAACTTGCTACTTTAAGTGAAGAATTAGATGTACAAGTTTTTGTCCGAGGAGGAGGGAATAGCGGTCAAGCAGGGGCTATTCGTCATGGTATCGCTCGTGCACTTATAAATTACAATGAAACTCTAAAACCTTCTTTACGTAAAGCAGGATTTGTCACTCGAGATGCACGAGCTGTTGAACGTAAAAAAGTTGGACTTCATAAAGCAAGAAAAGCTCCACAATACTCGAAGCGTTAA
- a CDS encoding undecaprenyl-diphosphate phosphatase, giving the protein MEFTHTLALAILQGLTEFLPISSSAHLVLLPKFLGWEDQGVAFDVALHVGTLSAVIFYFRSELSKMTKDWFKSLVSFKLIGESRLAWAVLFGTIPVGLAGLMVHDIVDNARSTAVLAWSTIIFGLLLGYGDITGKRARNEYSLTWKDIVIIGIAQAVALIPGTSRSGITMTAGLMLGLTREGAARFSFLLSIPVIVLAGGLEGFGLLRHPEAVEWSALALGTLVSALVGYLCIHFFLKALQYMGMIPFMIYRLILGGIILWLL; this is encoded by the coding sequence ATGGAATTTACCCATACTTTAGCTCTTGCCATTTTACAAGGATTAACTGAATTTCTCCCTATCTCCAGCTCTGCTCATCTTGTCTTGCTACCTAAATTTTTAGGCTGGGAAGATCAAGGAGTAGCCTTTGATGTGGCTTTACATGTAGGTACCTTATCTGCTGTTATTTTTTATTTTCGATCTGAATTATCAAAAATGACTAAAGATTGGTTTAAATCCTTAGTTTCTTTTAAATTAATTGGAGAAAGTCGGCTTGCTTGGGCTGTCTTGTTTGGTACTATTCCAGTAGGATTAGCGGGACTTATGGTGCATGATATTGTAGATAATGCTCGCTCGACTGCCGTACTTGCTTGGAGTACTATTATTTTTGGTCTATTGTTAGGCTATGGGGATATTACAGGTAAACGAGCCCGAAATGAGTATAGTCTTACTTGGAAAGACATAGTGATTATTGGAATTGCTCAAGCAGTAGCGCTCATTCCAGGTACTTCTCGTTCGGGTATTACAATGACGGCAGGTCTGATGTTGGGGCTTACCCGGGAAGGGGCCGCACGGTTTTCTTTTTTACTCTCTATTCCAGTTATTGTTCTTGCAGGAGGATTAGAAGGATTTGGACTACTCCGTCATCCTGAAGCAGTAGAGTGGAGTGCGTTAGCTCTAGGCACTTTAGTATCTGCCTTAGTGGGTTATTTGTGTATCCACTTTTTTCTGAAAGCCTTACAATATATGGGTATGATTCCTTTTATGATATATCGCCTAATATTAGGTGGTATTATACTGTGGTTATTATAG
- the lodA gene encoding CTQ-dependent lysine 6-oxidase LodA, with amino-acid sequence MVELTDGTSINLSSWVACCSPNFAPEIVNISTLDDTMFDVGVRYFNLVPDIYRDKTGWNTDFIANYQRDILPIIQRISRYQWVSNVQSMSSFCSYIFDFSDPSPENAVNRQQYFSYFRKPTIYTSNGIKGESNTLFSEDHVPIMPLNSGSNSVNNVNVEKFLTLNETQYFLLSQWAAGKFINNPHYKPYPHCLDTKAAMGNCVGLPLSPGIEVTWSVLNPAIYASPYHIAQFGSEEDYQMSGLSPSRDETEDRKKEKDRGCEPGDLTKRMAIPWQADFFNCTVQYVNFTDPSRNKDEGMPVPPTYYAYWWPPQAPWDVLTGDLTAEEQKLAGTPAGIQVNYLRGINSYIQMVREWSSLGFVRNQNSTPTSDQFPYFTETERLHDKFEFYEMPISCASHNPDDAETTIPIWYLKPEQKVSQKYTESLRIRVEEEMFKEITIAESQRQGTPRSGRKARF; translated from the coding sequence ATGGTAGAGCTCACAGACGGTACCTCTATCAACTTAAGTAGCTGGGTTGCCTGCTGTTCTCCTAATTTTGCACCAGAAATTGTTAATATCTCTACACTAGATGATACGATGTTTGATGTTGGTGTGCGTTATTTTAACCTAGTACCGGATATATATAGGGATAAAACAGGGTGGAATACAGATTTTATCGCTAACTACCAGCGTGACATTTTACCTATTATTCAACGTATTTCACGTTATCAATGGGTCTCAAACGTGCAATCAATGAGCTCTTTTTGCTCATATATTTTTGATTTTAGTGATCCTTCGCCTGAAAATGCTGTAAACCGTCAGCAATACTTCTCTTACTTCCGTAAACCTACTATCTACACATCAAATGGGATTAAAGGTGAAAGCAATACCTTATTTAGCGAAGATCATGTTCCAATAATGCCACTAAATTCAGGTAGCAATTCAGTCAATAATGTGAATGTTGAAAAATTTTTAACATTAAACGAGACGCAGTATTTTTTACTCTCCCAGTGGGCAGCGGGAAAATTTATCAATAATCCGCACTATAAGCCTTATCCTCATTGCCTTGATACTAAGGCAGCGATGGGTAACTGTGTAGGGTTACCTTTGTCTCCTGGTATCGAAGTGACTTGGAGTGTACTAAATCCAGCTATTTATGCTTCGCCTTATCATATTGCCCAATTTGGCAGCGAGGAAGATTATCAAATGAGCGGTCTTTCGCCCTCACGGGATGAAACTGAAGATAGAAAGAAAGAAAAAGATAGAGGATGCGAGCCAGGTGATCTAACTAAACGCATGGCCATTCCTTGGCAAGCTGATTTTTTCAATTGTACAGTTCAGTATGTAAATTTTACTGATCCTAGCCGTAATAAGGATGAAGGAATGCCGGTACCTCCAACCTATTATGCTTATTGGTGGCCTCCACAAGCACCATGGGATGTGCTAACAGGCGATCTGACAGCTGAAGAGCAAAAACTTGCTGGTACCCCTGCTGGAATCCAAGTCAACTATCTTCGTGGTATTAACAGCTATATACAAATGGTCCGCGAATGGTCTTCTCTTGGCTTTGTCCGCAATCAAAATTCAACGCCAACTTCTGATCAATTTCCGTATTTTACAGAAACAGAACGTTTGCATGATAAATTTGAATTCTATGAGATGCCAATAAGCTGCGCTAGTCATAATCCAGATGATGCTGAAACAACCATTCCTATTTGGTATTTAAAACCAGAGCAAAAAGTATCTCAGAAATACACTGAATCATTGCGCATACGTGTTGAAGAAGAGATGTTTAAGGAAATTACTATAGCCGAGTCGCAGCGACAAGGTACACCTCGTAGTGGCAGAAAAGCCCGCTTCTAG
- a CDS encoding VanZ family protein produces the protein MTYEKNLRLLKLWRLFGWLGIAGVVWLSYIPSLPHFRVWLAHHGFFKLYIIFILLIVWLFFIRLFSQLSTYLEFFMENFKLLKLWRFLGWLGVIGIIYLSLTPSLADLNFLIAYQDKMEHFLAYGLLAWWFSQIYPTRLHLWFGIFFISLGVAIEFLQDLTGRDFEYGDMLADTLGVFSGYGLYRAAKKIRLIWVENLLLKFL, from the coding sequence ATGACTTATGAGAAAAATCTTAGGCTTTTAAAGCTATGGCGATTATTTGGTTGGTTAGGCATTGCTGGGGTAGTTTGGCTAAGCTATATTCCCTCTTTACCCCACTTTAGAGTTTGGCTAGCTCATCATGGTTTTTTTAAACTCTATATTATTTTTATCTTGCTAATCGTTTGGTTATTTTTTATCCGACTATTTAGTCAACTTAGTACTTACCTAGAGTTTTTCATGGAAAATTTTAAACTTTTAAAATTATGGCGTTTCTTAGGTTGGTTAGGGGTTATAGGTATTATTTATTTGAGTCTTACCCCTTCGCTAGCCGATTTGAATTTCCTGATTGCCTATCAAGATAAAATGGAACATTTTTTAGCCTATGGGTTATTGGCTTGGTGGTTTAGCCAAATTTATCCAACTCGACTCCATCTATGGTTTGGGATATTTTTTATCTCTTTAGGGGTTGCTATAGAGTTTTTACAGGATCTTACTGGGCGAGACTTTGAGTATGGAGACATGCTAGCGGATACTTTAGGGGTTTTTAGCGGCTATGGATTGTATCGAGCTGCTAAAAAAATAAGGCTAATTTGGGTAGAAAATTTACTGTTAAAATTTTTATAG
- a CDS encoding CVNH domain-containing protein produces MIRNIISVVTLFLLSFAFQISAFAANPEGSYQQTCTNIALNEETLTASCTRFNGSKNSTELPFATSCVGNVSNVDGNLVCTGATGSFARTCKDASIANNKLTATCQKADGSWSATPSTISYSGYQHQVTNCNGQLVDSPNCK; encoded by the coding sequence ATGATTAGAAACATTATTTCGGTAGTCACCCTATTTCTTTTGTCATTTGCGTTTCAAATATCTGCTTTTGCAGCGAATCCTGAAGGATCGTACCAACAGACCTGCACAAATATTGCTCTGAATGAGGAGACATTGACTGCAAGCTGTACCCGCTTCAATGGGTCAAAAAATAGTACCGAACTACCGTTTGCAACTTCTTGCGTAGGAAACGTTAGTAATGTCGATGGCAATTTGGTATGCACGGGTGCCACAGGTTCCTTTGCAAGAACCTGTAAGGATGCTTCCATAGCGAATAACAAGCTGACTGCAACCTGTCAAAAAGCTGATGGCAGCTGGTCGGCCACTCCTTCTACTATCAGCTATAGTGGTTATCAGCACCAAGTTACAAACTGCAACGGCCAATTGGTCGATAGTCCGAACTGTAAATAA
- a CDS encoding ABC transporter ATP-binding protein, protein MDALVIENLQKVYRNQFTALKGINLRVAQGDFFALLGPNGAGKSTTIGILSSLVTKSAGKISVFGMDLDEQPEQVKSVIGLVPQEFNCNGFERIFNILVTQAGYYGIKAKTARINAEQRLKQLGLWEKRNEYSRNLSGGMKRRLMIARALVHNPKLLILDEPTAGVDIELRRSMWQFLRETNYAGTTIILTTHYLEEAEQLCRNIAIIDHGTIVENSSMRVLLEKLNQETLILYLKQEMNTAPIISGYLLRQVDDTTLEVEIKKGDSLNNLFTGLSEAGIQVLRVKNKTNRLEELFVNLINKGNTAAL, encoded by the coding sequence ATGGATGCACTTGTTATAGAGAACTTACAAAAAGTTTATCGCAATCAATTTACTGCACTTAAGGGAATTAACCTTAGAGTAGCTCAAGGAGATTTTTTTGCTCTGCTTGGCCCTAATGGTGCTGGAAAATCTACTACGATTGGGATTTTAAGCTCTTTGGTTACCAAAAGTGCAGGTAAAATTTCTGTGTTCGGGATGGATTTAGATGAGCAACCTGAACAAGTAAAAAGTGTAATTGGGCTTGTCCCTCAAGAATTTAACTGTAATGGCTTTGAACGGATTTTCAATATATTAGTAACCCAAGCAGGCTATTATGGGATTAAAGCAAAAACCGCTCGAATTAACGCCGAGCAGCGACTCAAACAATTAGGGTTGTGGGAAAAGCGTAATGAGTATTCCCGTAATTTATCTGGGGGGATGAAACGGCGTTTAATGATTGCTAGAGCTTTAGTCCACAATCCAAAGCTACTGATTTTAGATGAGCCTACCGCAGGAGTAGATATTGAACTGCGCCGATCCATGTGGCAGTTCCTTCGGGAAACCAATTATGCAGGTACTACCATTATCTTAACTACTCACTATCTTGAAGAAGCAGAGCAATTGTGTCGCAATATTGCCATTATCGATCATGGCACTATCGTAGAAAATAGCTCTATGCGGGTTTTACTAGAGAAATTGAATCAAGAAACTTTGATTCTTTACTTGAAACAGGAAATGAATACTGCCCCTATTATTTCTGGCTATCTGCTTCGTCAGGTGGATGATACCACTTTAGAGGTAGAGATAAAGAAAGGAGATAGTCTCAATAACTTATTTACTGGTTTATCTGAAGCAGGAATCCAAGTACTCAGAGTGAAAAACAAAACAAATCGTTTAGAAGAATTATTTGTTAATTTAATTAATAAAGGTAATACTGCTGCTCTATGA
- a CDS encoding FkbM family methyltransferase, translating into MKILRIITTIIKHPLNKGGRIKGIARFLLWQIGTRLIKRPVVVNYVNNSRLIVQRSMRAATGHIYYGLMEFVEMSFILHFLKKDDLIIDVGANIGSYSIIAGSLDARCISFEPIPNTYKHLKDNIAINSFQDKVQCYNMGLGDTNGNLFFTSSLGPTNKVVGEQSVADIPTVLVRVCKLDDFIEDSKPTAIKIDVEGFEENVLKGASETLNSDSLLVVIIETFGSPKFDSLMLGYGFKPFTYSPFERQLIPITNDYPKKIFNNTIYIKNIDEVHNRIKNAPKFRVLEKEI; encoded by the coding sequence ATGAAAATACTAAGAATTATTACGACTATCATTAAACATCCTCTGAATAAAGGCGGCAGGATAAAGGGGATAGCAAGATTTCTGTTGTGGCAGATCGGAACAAGGTTAATTAAAAGACCTGTTGTAGTGAATTATGTTAACAATTCACGGCTGATAGTACAAAGGTCCATGCGTGCTGCAACGGGTCATATCTATTATGGGTTGATGGAATTTGTAGAAATGTCCTTCATACTACATTTTCTGAAAAAAGATGACTTGATTATAGATGTCGGCGCTAATATAGGCTCATACTCGATTATTGCTGGTTCTCTCGATGCGAGGTGCATATCATTCGAACCAATCCCAAACACGTATAAGCACCTTAAAGACAATATAGCAATTAACTCTTTTCAAGATAAAGTCCAATGTTACAATATGGGACTTGGTGATACAAATGGCAACCTATTTTTTACATCAAGTTTAGGTCCAACCAATAAAGTTGTAGGAGAACAAAGCGTTGCTGATATTCCAACTGTTTTAGTGAGGGTTTGTAAATTAGATGATTTTATTGAGGATTCAAAACCAACTGCAATTAAGATCGATGTAGAGGGATTTGAAGAAAATGTGCTGAAGGGGGCCTCTGAAACGTTAAACAGTGATTCATTATTAGTGGTTATTATAGAGACCTTTGGAAGTCCTAAATTTGATAGTTTAATGCTTGGATATGGATTCAAACCGTTTACGTATTCGCCATTCGAAAGACAATTAATTCCTATAACAAATGATTACCCAAAAAAGATATTCAATAATACAATTTATATCAAGAATATAGACGAAGTTCATAACCGAATAAAAAATGCACCTAAATTTAGAGTTTTAGAAAAAGAAATATGA
- a CDS encoding class I SAM-dependent methyltransferase — protein MEKQYVHYGCALTAPKEWINFDVSPTLRIQKIPIIGKLLKKRLNINFPSNVRYGNIIKGLPIRNNSCDGVYCSHTLEDFRKAIRNSYQILKEGGTFRCVVPDLEQAARSYITKLDDGDINASLGFFDNTLLGWKTRPKDLKGILRRFVGNSNHLWMWDQYSLSEELKNVGFREVRFCEFNDCEDEMFKLVEDHSRFINAVAIECKK, from the coding sequence ATGGAAAAACAATATGTTCATTATGGATGTGCTTTAACCGCACCAAAAGAGTGGATTAATTTTGATGTATCACCAACATTACGGATTCAAAAAATTCCCATAATTGGAAAGCTATTAAAAAAGAGATTAAACATCAATTTTCCTAGTAATGTACGTTATGGAAATATCATAAAAGGTTTACCAATAAGAAATAATTCCTGTGATGGAGTTTATTGCTCTCATACCTTAGAAGACTTTAGAAAAGCTATTCGAAATTCATATCAAATTCTAAAAGAAGGCGGTACTTTTAGGTGTGTTGTACCTGATTTAGAACAAGCTGCCAGATCCTATATTACAAAATTAGATGATGGTGATATAAATGCTAGTTTAGGCTTTTTTGATAATACTTTATTAGGTTGGAAAACAAGGCCTAAGGACTTAAAAGGAATTTTAAGGCGATTTGTTGGTAATTCAAACCATCTATGGATGTGGGATCAATACTCTTTATCAGAAGAATTGAAAAATGTAGGATTTAGAGAAGTTAGATTTTGTGAATTTAATGATTGCGAAGATGAAATGTTTAAGCTTGTTGAAGATCATTCACGTTTTATAAATGCTGTAGCTATTGAATGTAAAAAATAA
- the lodB gene encoding lysine-epsilon-oxidase maturase LodB has translation MDRPLLGEVDVAIIGGGPAGSSCGLTLRTYKPTYRVALIESSTYNATRLGENVSSALLPLLSYLEIKEHLFSQTTYRECFAVKAYWGNNTPLLQHSLRHWMGESYLLDRQYFDVMLAETFCGRGGKLYLSCRVEAILPLEDKNVGYLLQLRHRSGKQFALSARFLVDATGRKANIARKLGAISTRYDSLIGVSRFFSANSATSWSQDIIIESAPEGWWYSAPLPENRLVVTLMTDAKLWREQRQDDNLGYWELLLKQAPNSYTRIRQAALTADTKLTLRLAHTHVLNEAIGKNWLSVGDAAVSFDPLSSLGIGFSMHSGCHAARAIVSNLESREIDSLCHYNDSIKKQFTEYLPIWQRYYRYENRYSYSPFWKTRHEQP, from the coding sequence ATGGACAGACCTTTACTTGGAGAGGTAGATGTTGCAATCATAGGTGGTGGACCTGCAGGCTCCTCTTGTGGGCTTACCCTACGCACCTATAAACCTACTTACCGGGTAGCATTGATAGAATCCTCAACTTACAATGCTACCCGATTAGGGGAAAACGTATCATCTGCACTTTTGCCTCTGTTGAGTTATCTAGAGATCAAGGAACATCTTTTTTCTCAAACGACTTATAGGGAGTGCTTTGCAGTAAAAGCCTATTGGGGGAATAATACCCCACTGCTACAGCATTCTCTCCGCCATTGGATGGGCGAGAGTTATTTGCTAGATCGCCAATATTTTGATGTGATGTTAGCTGAAACTTTTTGCGGAAGAGGTGGAAAACTATACCTCTCGTGCCGAGTAGAAGCGATACTTCCATTAGAAGATAAAAATGTAGGCTATCTATTACAGTTGCGGCATCGATCAGGTAAACAGTTTGCTCTAAGTGCACGATTTCTAGTAGATGCAACGGGGAGAAAAGCTAATATCGCACGAAAATTAGGAGCAATCTCTACACGATACGATTCCTTAATTGGTGTAAGTCGGTTCTTCAGTGCAAACTCAGCGACTTCTTGGTCGCAGGATATTATCATCGAAAGTGCACCAGAAGGATGGTGGTATTCCGCTCCATTGCCAGAAAATCGCCTAGTAGTCACATTGATGACAGATGCCAAGCTGTGGAGAGAACAAAGACAGGACGATAATCTTGGTTATTGGGAATTATTACTAAAACAAGCACCCAATAGCTATACTAGAATACGGCAAGCCGCTCTCACGGCAGATACCAAATTAACCTTACGCCTTGCTCATACCCACGTCCTTAACGAGGCAATAGGAAAAAACTGGCTATCTGTCGGTGATGCGGCAGTAAGCTTCGATCCGCTCTCTTCATTAGGGATTGGTTTTTCAATGCACTCAGGATGCCATGCGGCACGAGCTATAGTTAGTAATCTAGAAAGTAGGGAAATCGATAGTTTGTGTCATTATAACGATTCCATTAAAAAACAATTCACAGAATATCTGCCTATATGGCAACGCTATTATCGCTATGAGAATCGCTATTCCTACTCTCCATTCTGGAAAACTCGGCATGAGCAACCATGA
- the mutH gene encoding DNA mismatch repair endonuclease MutH: MFLSHEITDLTDEQEVLAKAQKFAGLTLDEVAARLNWAVPKNLYHARGWVGNLLETALGAKASTRPIPDFPQLGIEIKTLPLKQNSQPKESTFVCTLPLGDLNTLWEQSRVYYKLNRVLWIPVEAENYIPISKRRIGMPLLWSPTLKQQEILKSDWEELIEMASLGKLSEITSHQGVYLQIRPTANNRASYKKMSEDGNYISACYKGFYLRCIFTRAILSSYYMY, translated from the coding sequence ATGTTTTTATCCCATGAGATTACTGATCTTACCGATGAACAGGAAGTATTAGCGAAAGCACAAAAATTTGCTGGGCTAACCTTAGATGAAGTAGCGGCCAGATTAAACTGGGCAGTACCTAAAAATTTGTATCACGCTAGAGGATGGGTAGGTAATTTATTAGAAACTGCGTTAGGTGCTAAAGCAAGCACTCGACCTATCCCTGATTTCCCTCAGTTAGGGATTGAAATAAAAACTTTACCGCTCAAACAAAATAGCCAACCCAAGGAATCAACATTTGTGTGTACTTTACCTTTAGGTGATTTGAACACTTTGTGGGAGCAAAGCAGGGTTTACTATAAATTAAATAGGGTATTATGGATCCCAGTAGAAGCAGAAAATTATATCCCAATTTCAAAACGACGGATTGGCATGCCTTTACTTTGGAGTCCTACGCTTAAGCAGCAGGAAATATTAAAAAGCGATTGGGAAGAGTTAATTGAAATGGCAAGCTTAGGAAAATTATCAGAAATTACTAGTCATCAAGGAGTATATTTACAAATTCGTCCTACAGCTAATAACCGAGCAAGCTATAAAAAGATGAGTGAGGACGGGAATTATATCTCTGCTTGTTATAAGGGATTTTATTTACGTTGCATATTCACTCGTGCTATCCTATCAAGCTATTACATGTATTAA
- a CDS encoding ABC transporter permease, whose product MNSWKRYYITFNTLAGREIRRFIRIWIQTLLPPAVTMTLYFIIFGGLIGGRIGPMEGFSYMEYIAPGLVMMAIINHSYMNVVSSLFSAKFQHYIEELIVSPTPHSIILLGYITGGIVRGLMAGIIVFFIASFFTHIKIEHLLLTCLIAVLTAGVFSLGGFINAIFSKDFDGISIVPNFILTPLTYLGGVFYSIKLMPAFGQVASLFNPIFYMVNGFRYGMLGSSDVNIQVALAIILFFLIVLSITALYLLNKGVGIRT is encoded by the coding sequence ATGAATAGTTGGAAGCGATACTATATTACCTTTAATACCTTAGCAGGTCGAGAAATCCGGCGCTTTATTCGGATTTGGATTCAAACCCTACTTCCCCCAGCAGTGACCATGACTTTGTATTTTATCATCTTTGGCGGTCTTATTGGTGGACGGATTGGACCGATGGAAGGGTTTAGTTATATGGAGTATATTGCACCTGGGCTAGTAATGATGGCCATTATTAATCATTCTTATATGAATGTAGTTTCTTCTTTATTTAGTGCAAAATTTCAGCACTATATAGAAGAACTAATTGTTTCTCCTACCCCTCATAGCATTATTTTATTAGGCTATATAACAGGTGGGATAGTACGAGGATTAATGGCTGGAATCATTGTTTTTTTCATTGCTAGCTTTTTTACTCATATTAAAATAGAGCACTTATTATTGACCTGCTTAATAGCAGTTTTAACTGCTGGGGTATTTTCCCTAGGTGGCTTTATTAACGCTATTTTTTCTAAGGATTTTGATGGTATTTCTATTGTCCCTAATTTTATCCTTACACCTCTAACTTATCTAGGTGGAGTATTTTACTCAATTAAATTGATGCCTGCATTTGGGCAAGTAGCTTCCTTATTTAATCCTATTTTTTATATGGTCAATGGATTTCGCTATGGCATGCTTGGATCTTCTGATGTGAATATCCAAGTTGCCCTTGCTATTATTCTGTTTTTTTTAATTGTACTCAGTATTACTGCCCTTTATTTATTAAATAAAGGTGTAGGGATAAGAACATAA
- the rplM gene encoding 50S ribosomal protein L13, protein MKTFSAKPKEVRRDWYLVDADGKTLGRLASEIARRLRGKHKAIYTPHVDTGDYIIVINAGKIRTTGRKLEQKRYYWHSEYPGGIKFRTLAQLLDRMPERVIETAVRGMLPKNPLGRAMFRKLKVYGNADHPHTAQQPQPLNI, encoded by the coding sequence ATGAAGACCTTTAGTGCCAAGCCTAAAGAAGTACGGCGCGATTGGTATCTAGTAGATGCAGATGGGAAAACTCTTGGGCGTTTAGCCAGTGAAATTGCCCGTCGTTTACGAGGAAAACATAAAGCAATTTATACTCCTCATGTAGATACCGGAGATTACATTATTGTAATTAATGCAGGAAAAATACGTACAACAGGTAGAAAATTAGAACAAAAACGCTATTATTGGCATAGCGAATATCCAGGTGGGATTAAATTTCGTACCTTAGCACAGCTTTTAGATCGTATGCCCGAGAGAGTAATAGAAACTGCAGTTAGAGGGATGCTACCTAAAAATCCTCTAGGTCGTGCTATGTTTCGTAAGCTAAAGGTTTACGGTAACGCAGATCATCCTCACACTGCGCAACAACCCCAGCCTTTAAACATTTAA
- a CDS encoding GmrSD restriction endonuclease domain-containing protein, translating to MEHLESVLKKKHYPKNEEFSSYFCKEKLYKKGQNKKKLELILKIIEQNYNYEKPISLESFAIEHIMPQKLTPWWEEHLGSD from the coding sequence ATTGAGCATCTTGAATCTGTTCTAAAAAAGAAGCATTATCCTAAAAATGAGGAATTCTCTTCTTATTTTTGTAAGGAAAAGCTTTATAAAAAAGGTCAAAACAAAAAGAAGCTGGAGCTAATTTTAAAAATTATCGAGCAAAATTATAACTATGAAAAACCTATATCTCTGGAGAGTTTTGCTATAGAACACATCATGCCACAGAAACTGACACCTTGGTGGGAAGAACACTTAGGTTCCGATTAG
- a CDS encoding ROK family protein produces MIRLGVDLGGTKIELIALDDSGAVLLRRRKPTPQGEYQATLKAICSLILETELELRQQGTVGIGTPGALSLATGRIKNANSTCLNGQPLQQDLEKLLQRSIRLENDANCLALSEATDGAAAGAAVVFGVIIGTGTGGGIVINGKILTGANAIAGEWGHNPLPWSHREEFTHPPDCYCGKKGCIETWLSGPGLARDYQSVSGKIFNPKEIDLKASQGDQICEVVLQLYEDRLARSLAHIINILDPNVIVLGGGLSNLQRLYRNVPKQWKNYVFSDEINTQLVPPLYGDSSGVRGAAWLWNIK; encoded by the coding sequence GTGATTCGGCTTGGAGTAGATTTAGGTGGTACAAAAATTGAGCTGATTGCCTTGGATGATTCAGGGGCAGTACTATTACGAAGAAGAAAACCTACTCCTCAAGGAGAATATCAAGCCACCTTAAAGGCTATTTGCTCCTTGATACTGGAAACAGAGCTGGAATTAAGACAGCAAGGGACAGTAGGTATTGGTACACCGGGTGCACTTTCCCTAGCTACAGGTAGAATTAAAAACGCTAATTCCACTTGTCTCAATGGTCAACCCTTACAGCAAGACTTAGAAAAATTACTTCAAAGATCTATTCGATTAGAAAACGACGCTAACTGTTTGGCACTATCTGAAGCAACTGATGGGGCAGCAGCAGGTGCAGCGGTTGTATTTGGGGTGATTATTGGTACTGGTACTGGCGGGGGTATCGTGATAAATGGAAAAATCCTTACAGGAGCTAATGCTATTGCAGGAGAGTGGGGGCATAATCCACTGCCTTGGTCTCATAGGGAAGAATTTACTCATCCCCCTGATTGTTACTGTGGCAAAAAAGGATGTATTGAAACTTGGCTTTCAGGTCCAGGGTTAGCAAGGGATTATCAAAGCGTAAGTGGTAAGATTTTCAATCCTAAAGAAATCGACTTAAAAGCAAGTCAAGGAGATCAAATCTGTGAAGTAGTGCTGCAACTTTATGAAGATCGACTGGCTCGCTCCCTAGCTCATATAATTAACATTCTAGATCCTAATGTAATCGTATTAGGTGGTGGTTTATCTAACCTCCAGCGACTTTATCGTAACGTACCTAAACAGTGGAAAAATTATGTATTTTCTGATGAAATCAATACCCAGCTTGTACCACCTCTCTACGGAGATTCTAGTGGTGTACGTGGTGCTGCTTGGTTATGGAATATAAAATAG